One part of the Leptolyngbya sp. FACHB-261 genome encodes these proteins:
- a CDS encoding cation transporter, with protein sequence MSDKDNKKFNVPSMDGAESAEDIADTVKTTDPQAQVTADPKSKTVEVKSEDSDESIAQAITATGNPADKVE encoded by the coding sequence ATGAGCGACAAAGACAACAAGAAGTTTAATGTTCCTAGCATGGATGGGGCTGAAAGCGCAGAAGACATCGCAGACACGGTTAAGACCACTGACCCACAAGCCCAAGTGACTGCTGACCCCAAATCTAAGACAGTCGAAGTAAAGAGCGAAGATTCTGACGAGTCAATTGCCCAAGCAATCACAGCCACCGGTAATCCTGCTGACAAGGTGGAGTAG
- a CDS encoding alpha/beta fold hydrolase, which yields MLQPPGFSQRSVLTKLGSMVYYTAEGELWPAADSLGSGQQNPDQQTLDQQTLKQQTLVFLHGFGGGSSAYEWSKVYPAFAAEYRVLAPDLIGWGRSDHPVRNYQINDYTDTIIEFLEKTCEGPTPVIASSLTAAFSIRAAIQRPELFKSLILTTPAGLSDFGENYTRSLFAQVVSTPILDRLLYSAGVATSFGIQGFLEQRQFARPERIYPEIVEAYLQSAQQPNAEYAALAFVRGDLCFDLAQYMPQLTVPTAIIWGQKSQFTGPEIGRRLANLNPQAVRFFQQLEDVGLTPQLELPAVTIGLIRRFLLALDA from the coding sequence ATGCTTCAGCCTCCCGGCTTTAGCCAGCGTTCGGTCCTGACCAAGCTTGGCTCTATGGTTTATTACACGGCAGAGGGAGAGTTATGGCCTGCGGCTGATAGCCTTGGCTCGGGCCAACAAAACCCAGACCAGCAAACCCTAGACCAACAAACCCTAAAGCAACAAACCTTAGTGTTTCTGCATGGCTTCGGCGGTGGTTCTTCGGCTTATGAGTGGTCCAAGGTTTATCCTGCTTTCGCCGCCGAATACCGGGTTTTAGCGCCGGATTTGATCGGCTGGGGACGGTCTGACCATCCAGTCCGCAATTATCAAATCAATGACTATACCGATACGATCATTGAGTTCCTGGAGAAAACTTGCGAGGGTCCCACGCCGGTAATTGCCTCTTCGCTGACGGCTGCGTTTAGCATCCGGGCTGCGATTCAGCGTCCTGAGTTGTTCAAATCCTTAATCTTGACTACGCCTGCGGGACTGTCTGATTTTGGCGAGAATTATACGCGCAGCCTCTTCGCCCAAGTGGTGAGCACGCCAATTTTAGATCGGCTGCTCTACAGTGCAGGCGTTGCCACTAGTTTCGGTATCCAGGGCTTTCTAGAACAACGCCAATTTGCTCGGCCTGAGCGTATTTATCCAGAAATTGTAGAAGCTTATTTGCAGTCAGCGCAGCAACCGAATGCCGAGTATGCAGCCCTGGCTTTTGTGCGCGGTGACTTGTGTTTCGATCTTGCGCAATACATGCCGCAATTGACTGTGCCAACTGCGATTATCTGGGGGCAAAAATCCCAGTTTACAGGGCCAGAAATCGGTCGGCGTCTCGCTAACCTGAATCCTCAAGCGGTTCGTTTTTTTCAGCAGCTTGAGGACGTTGGCTTAACCCCACAATTGGAACTGCCCGCCGTTACGATTGGCCTGATTCGGCGCTTCTTACTAGCTCTAGATGCTTAA
- a CDS encoding glycosyltransferase family 1 protein: MTDSLLVNLSFLLAQPTGTSTYALNLLPWLRPLNPTLLSAQPLPTYNCYSVPANQTAEQGAKGHFLRLAWTQWQLPKIYRSLGSPLLFSPIPEAPIFLGCRYIVTVHDLIPIRFPNQRSPLTAYFRYYVPQLLAQAQHILCNSLATARDLNDFFQVSAQKITPILLAHDSQHFTDLKLPKQNYFLYIGRHNTYKNLGRLVSAFAAVQRQFETELWIAGPLDRRYTPELMAQIQELGVTNQVKFLEYVPSNELPKLLNQALALVFPSLWEGFGLPVLEAMACGTPVITSNLSSLPEVTGDAALLIDPYNVAELVDAMRAIASDATLRSRLRTAGLARASQFSWAKTGQATNEVLKLYL; this comes from the coding sequence GTGACGGATTCCTTGCTGGTCAACCTTTCCTTTCTGCTAGCCCAACCGACAGGCACCTCGACCTACGCGCTTAATCTCCTGCCCTGGCTGCGCCCGCTCAACCCTACCCTACTGAGTGCCCAGCCTTTACCAACTTACAACTGTTATTCTGTGCCTGCCAATCAGACTGCTGAGCAGGGTGCTAAGGGACATTTTCTGCGCTTGGCCTGGACTCAGTGGCAGTTGCCCAAAATTTATAGAAGCCTGGGGTCACCCCTCCTGTTCTCCCCGATTCCTGAAGCCCCTATTTTTTTAGGCTGCCGTTATATTGTTACGGTCCACGACTTAATTCCGATCCGATTTCCTAACCAGCGTTCTCCCCTCACCGCCTACTTTCGCTACTACGTTCCGCAACTGTTAGCGCAAGCTCAGCACATTCTCTGCAATTCGTTGGCAACTGCTAGAGACTTAAACGATTTCTTTCAAGTGTCTGCCCAAAAAATTACGCCAATTCTGCTGGCCCATGATAGCCAGCACTTCACTGATTTAAAGCTGCCTAAGCAAAACTATTTTCTTTATATTGGTCGCCACAATACCTACAAGAATTTAGGTCGGTTGGTTAGCGCCTTTGCCGCAGTTCAGCGACAGTTTGAGACTGAGCTTTGGATTGCTGGCCCCTTAGACCGGCGCTATACCCCCGAACTCATGGCTCAGATTCAGGAGCTAGGGGTGACTAACCAAGTCAAATTCTTAGAGTATGTTCCCTCCAACGAACTGCCAAAGCTGCTGAACCAGGCGCTGGCTTTGGTGTTCCCTAGCCTGTGGGAAGGCTTTGGTTTACCCGTTCTGGAAGCGATGGCTTGTGGCACCCCGGTTATCACCTCCAACTTGTCCTCGTTGCCAGAGGTGACTGGCGATGCGGCCTTGTTGATCGACCCCTACAACGTGGCTGAGCTCGTGGATGCGATGCGAGCGATTGCTAGTGATGCTACCCTGCGCTCACGCCTGCGCACGGCGGGTTTAGCGAGGGCCAGTCAATTTAGTTGGGCCAAAACTGGGCAGGCTACAAATGAGGTGCTTAAGCTATATCTTTAA
- a CDS encoding glycosyltransferase family 2 protein → MNSNLLSEPYPVSVVICTVDRCESLRSALEAVSKWRASFQELIVVHGPSQDTTVTVLDAFQPIIDKIISTSSRNVSVARNLGLKAASQEIVLYLDDDVVPPPDWLSAHLGVYTAEGKQCGCVAGAVRDKTKPTAPLQFCQGVNSLLSESRPILDQQTQSQYLASPYWFKGVMGANASYRRHALLEVGGFDEFFEYFLEETDACLRLIQSGYEVCHVDTVVDHYPAKSHNRQDQKHLTCWYELAKNTSYFALKHASKQLPTALLMSRLTLLLTRRCLLRILRLKLTHGLSNAVLTQYLREAMAGFQVGYAAGLALHKALEKV, encoded by the coding sequence GTGAACAGCAATTTACTTTCAGAGCCTTACCCTGTCTCTGTCGTCATTTGCACAGTCGACCGGTGTGAATCACTGCGTAGCGCTTTAGAAGCCGTCTCGAAGTGGCGTGCTTCTTTCCAAGAATTGATCGTTGTTCATGGCCCCTCTCAAGACACGACCGTAACCGTTCTTGACGCATTCCAACCGATCATCGACAAAATCATTTCTACTAGCAGTAGGAATGTTAGCGTTGCTAGAAACCTGGGACTCAAAGCGGCATCTCAGGAGATCGTTCTTTATTTAGATGATGACGTGGTGCCGCCACCCGATTGGTTAAGCGCCCATCTTGGGGTCTACACGGCTGAAGGAAAGCAATGTGGCTGTGTTGCTGGAGCGGTTAGAGACAAGACGAAGCCAACAGCCCCCTTGCAGTTTTGCCAAGGTGTTAACAGCCTCTTGAGTGAGTCTAGACCCATCCTAGATCAGCAAACGCAGAGCCAGTATTTGGCCAGTCCCTACTGGTTTAAGGGAGTGATGGGAGCCAATGCTTCTTATCGACGGCATGCCCTGTTAGAAGTTGGCGGCTTTGATGAGTTTTTTGAGTATTTTTTGGAAGAAACCGACGCCTGCCTACGCCTTATTCAATCTGGTTATGAAGTCTGCCATGTTGATACTGTTGTTGACCATTATCCGGCTAAGAGCCACAATCGCCAGGACCAGAAGCATTTAACCTGCTGGTATGAACTAGCTAAAAATACGAGCTATTTTGCTTTGAAACATGCTTCTAAGCAGCTGCCAACTGCTCTCTTAATGTCTCGCTTAACCTTGCTGCTTACGCGTCGCTGCTTGCTCAGAATTCTGCGACTCAAGCTCACCCACGGTCTATCAAATGCCGTCTTGACTCAGTACCTCCGGGAGGCTATGGCAGGTTTCCAGGTTGGGTATGCCGCAGGGCTAGCTCTGCACAAGGCTCTAGAAAAAGTTTAG
- a CDS encoding glycosyltransferase, whose amino-acid sequence MKIFLIASECPPVAGGIASYVGNTASMFAEAGHEVTVFARSHKAEVEQQGNLRFIKIATKDINRLARDGAPPLSEKHSSFPYNVMGFWGALSYQLADEVIRYIRSHGKPDVIESEEYSGLAYFLLQRKLLGCSELAGIPIVLTLHSSQYMLYPANKMASYQLSNYWVGRMEKFCTLAADGLVAPTRYIAKQATDALGPQLDIEIIPLPAPRNLLQGDELPKSRPTPKDIVYYGRLEVRKGIIPLVEACRQLWDEGLDFNLTAIGGDTWYYSQGCHVKEYLNQKYRQYINKGRLVLSPPIQSPKLFDRIAQAWCVVIPSLWENFPNTCLESMFLGKVVLASAGMGHVEMLQAEGQQTGFIFDWNLQGDFSNQLKQILSLSEAENLALGQKSQALIARISGHKNVLEKRISHFQRMIEAKKSGQRTLFPSVNYPPHGKIAYPSEIQTLPEEKGIVSVCIPFYNNGNYIRETLEAVYASSHPNLEVLILDDGSTDPSSLQTLAEVEKQYPGLRVIHSKNQGVAIARNQMAELARGEYLAFLDSDDKVSASFYLEAAKVLDQYTNVGFVASWIKEFGDSQKVWVAWNTEFPYLLCHNTLGVCTVVRKAAYLACGGMNPVLEENLEDYECWINLSKQGWLGVIIPEPHYFYRIRSDSRLRNSNRDQLLYLYDVIASLHSELYEKYATEIYNLLNQNGASWLWENPSLDSGYGSTDMTGMEIVTLLVNKLKRVYKDGGSSLIFNRIAKLTKSLLPSSGPK is encoded by the coding sequence ATGAAAATCTTTCTGATTGCTAGTGAATGCCCACCTGTCGCTGGTGGTATTGCTAGCTATGTCGGAAATACTGCCTCGATGTTTGCAGAGGCAGGGCATGAGGTAACCGTTTTTGCTCGTAGCCACAAAGCTGAAGTAGAGCAGCAAGGCAACTTGCGCTTCATTAAGATCGCAACCAAAGACATTAATCGCTTAGCCAGAGATGGGGCTCCCCCGCTCTCCGAGAAGCACTCATCATTTCCCTACAATGTGATGGGCTTCTGGGGGGCTTTGAGTTATCAGTTGGCTGATGAAGTAATTCGATATATTCGTAGCCACGGCAAGCCAGACGTTATTGAGAGTGAGGAATATAGCGGGTTAGCATACTTCTTACTACAACGGAAGTTGTTAGGATGCTCAGAACTCGCAGGCATTCCAATTGTGCTAACCCTGCACAGTTCTCAATACATGCTTTATCCAGCCAATAAGATGGCGAGCTATCAGCTCTCAAATTACTGGGTGGGCCGAATGGAGAAATTCTGCACCCTAGCTGCGGATGGTCTGGTTGCCCCCACTCGCTACATTGCTAAACAAGCAACTGATGCGCTAGGTCCGCAGTTAGACATTGAGATCATTCCACTGCCAGCCCCTAGAAATCTACTACAAGGCGATGAACTGCCCAAGTCCAGGCCGACGCCAAAGGATATTGTCTACTATGGCCGTTTGGAGGTCCGGAAGGGAATTATTCCTCTAGTCGAAGCCTGTCGTCAATTGTGGGATGAAGGGCTTGACTTTAACCTGACTGCTATTGGTGGCGATACCTGGTATTACTCACAGGGATGTCACGTCAAAGAGTACTTAAATCAGAAATATAGGCAATACATTAACAAAGGCCGATTAGTCCTTTCGCCGCCCATCCAATCGCCAAAACTCTTTGACCGAATTGCTCAGGCTTGGTGTGTTGTCATTCCTTCGCTATGGGAGAACTTCCCCAACACCTGCTTAGAGTCGATGTTTTTAGGCAAAGTTGTGCTGGCGTCGGCAGGCATGGGCCATGTTGAGATGCTCCAAGCGGAGGGGCAGCAAACAGGCTTTATCTTCGATTGGAACCTTCAGGGAGATTTCAGCAATCAGTTGAAGCAAATTCTGAGCTTATCTGAAGCTGAAAATCTAGCTCTGGGACAGAAATCCCAAGCTCTAATCGCTCGAATCTCTGGCCATAAAAATGTCTTGGAGAAGCGTATTAGCCACTTTCAACGCATGATTGAGGCTAAAAAGAGCGGCCAGAGAACTCTGTTTCCCTCTGTCAATTATCCCCCCCATGGCAAGATTGCTTATCCATCTGAGATTCAGACTTTGCCCGAAGAAAAAGGAATTGTTTCTGTTTGCATTCCTTTCTATAACAACGGCAACTATATTAGAGAAACTTTAGAGGCTGTATATGCTTCTAGTCATCCCAATCTAGAAGTTTTGATTCTAGACGATGGCAGCACCGATCCCAGTAGTTTGCAGACCTTAGCTGAGGTCGAGAAGCAATATCCAGGTCTCCGAGTTATTCATAGTAAGAATCAGGGAGTTGCCATTGCCCGCAATCAAATGGCTGAGCTGGCTAGAGGTGAGTACCTAGCTTTCCTCGATTCAGATGACAAGGTTTCAGCAAGTTTCTACCTAGAAGCTGCCAAGGTTTTGGATCAGTACACTAACGTTGGTTTCGTCGCGTCTTGGATCAAAGAGTTTGGCGATTCTCAGAAGGTCTGGGTTGCTTGGAATACCGAATTTCCCTACTTGCTGTGCCACAACACTCTGGGAGTGTGCACAGTCGTTCGTAAAGCGGCTTACCTGGCTTGTGGTGGTATGAACCCAGTGCTCGAAGAGAATCTAGAAGATTACGAATGCTGGATCAATCTATCGAAGCAGGGCTGGCTAGGCGTGATCATTCCTGAACCCCACTATTTCTATCGAATTCGCTCAGATTCCCGTCTCAGAAATAGCAATCGCGATCAACTGCTCTACCTCTACGATGTGATCGCTTCCTTGCATTCTGAGCTCTATGAAAAATACGCCACTGAGATTTACAATCTCTTGAACCAGAATGGGGCGTCCTGGTTGTGGGAAAATCCCTCTCTGGATTCAGGGTATGGCAGTACTGATATGACGGGCATGGAGATCGTAACCCTATTGGTGAACAAGCTGAAAAGGGTTTACAAGGACGGAGGCTCATCCCTAATTTTCAATCGGATTGCCAAGTTGACAAAATCGCTGCTGCCTAGCTCCGGGCCGAAGTGA
- a CDS encoding glycosyltransferase, whose product MKPYPSVGEFVHSLLQTKQLNFYNPVESENPFVSIISSFFNQHQYLEEAYQCVINQTFQNFEWIIVDDCSTDPESIECLKLLPERSAKIKIYHHESNRGPSAGRNTAISKASGKHLFFMDLDDLIALTYIEKCVLFLESHPDFSLVNSYSVGFQAQEYWWEFGFDKPIRFIEQNWVTGRLLYRKTDFELLGGYDEQLRCYEDWERWLRAFTSGQKGWTIPEYLDCYRRTQSGLLETSRKNTPEDKQTAELVRSRYQPLFAQNLVEEETYLVRRPCFEWSLRQVELKIENQIARSPGSRRLLCFFPWLTVGGADRFNLDLLTLLSEQGYDITIVTTMKSDHPWYRYFYALTPDIFHLPNILSDEYWLAATRYLIESRRIDLVLISNAYAAYYLLPLLRSEFPQVAFVDYIHTKDMGWRGSGFPRISCQSSQFLDAQVVSSQDLAQFYWTLNPETKKKTQVCYTNIDVNQWTFDPEQRREIRQSLKIAEDAIVLLFPARIEPQKRPLFLVEIIKELVQRSQPVVLVSLGTGRFMVDYQTQIQALGLESTFHLLPPASPEQMQGFYSAADILLLPSEYEGVSLSIYEAMAMSLPVVASDVGGQRELVIPGTGYLIAKGGSDAQEAHSYVEVLVELIQSPELRKAIGTAARQRVAQAFSLEIMRDRMEAIFTEALEQRRSQPQPAIDPHFAEEILTLGLEYLNKERECSESEQRRQQLEQELYRELSDLRWEKKLVEDRKLAMESSKFWKIRTAWIDLKRKLGLADED is encoded by the coding sequence ATGAAGCCTTATCCCAGCGTTGGGGAGTTTGTCCATTCTCTCCTACAGACTAAACAGCTCAATTTCTACAATCCCGTTGAGTCTGAGAATCCCTTCGTTTCGATTATCTCCTCGTTCTTCAACCAGCACCAATACCTTGAGGAAGCCTATCAGTGTGTCATCAATCAAACCTTTCAAAATTTTGAATGGATCATTGTTGATGACTGCTCTACAGATCCAGAGTCTATCGAATGTCTCAAGCTCTTACCCGAGCGCTCGGCCAAGATCAAGATCTATCACCATGAGAGTAACCGAGGGCCTTCAGCTGGTAGAAATACTGCGATTTCTAAGGCCAGCGGTAAGCACCTCTTTTTCATGGATTTGGATGATTTAATTGCCCTGACCTACATCGAAAAATGTGTTCTTTTTCTCGAAAGCCATCCTGATTTTTCTCTGGTTAATTCCTATTCGGTTGGTTTTCAAGCTCAGGAATATTGGTGGGAGTTTGGCTTTGATAAACCGATTCGATTTATCGAGCAAAATTGGGTTACAGGGAGGCTGCTCTACAGAAAAACGGACTTTGAACTGTTGGGAGGATACGACGAGCAACTGAGATGCTATGAAGACTGGGAACGATGGCTTAGGGCATTTACCAGCGGTCAAAAAGGTTGGACTATCCCAGAATACTTAGACTGTTATCGTCGCACCCAGTCGGGTCTTCTAGAAACTTCGAGAAAAAATACGCCTGAGGACAAACAAACTGCTGAACTAGTACGTTCACGCTACCAGCCTTTGTTTGCTCAAAATCTGGTGGAAGAAGAGACGTATTTGGTACGGCGTCCTTGCTTTGAGTGGAGTCTGAGACAAGTTGAACTGAAGATTGAAAACCAGATTGCTCGCAGCCCTGGATCTCGGCGTCTTCTCTGCTTTTTCCCCTGGTTAACAGTCGGGGGTGCTGATCGATTTAACTTAGATTTACTGACTTTATTATCTGAGCAGGGATATGACATCACCATCGTTACAACGATGAAGTCTGACCATCCCTGGTATAGATATTTCTATGCTCTGACGCCTGATATTTTTCATCTACCCAATATTCTGTCAGATGAATACTGGCTAGCTGCGACCCGATATCTAATTGAATCTCGTCGCATCGATTTGGTATTGATTTCTAACGCCTACGCAGCCTATTACCTTCTGCCTCTGCTCCGCTCAGAGTTTCCTCAAGTTGCGTTTGTTGACTATATTCACACCAAGGATATGGGCTGGCGGGGCAGTGGTTTTCCACGTATTTCCTGCCAATCCAGCCAGTTTTTGGATGCTCAAGTTGTTTCCTCCCAAGACTTGGCTCAGTTCTATTGGACGCTGAATCCTGAAACTAAAAAAAAGACGCAGGTTTGCTACACGAACATTGATGTCAATCAGTGGACTTTCGACCCAGAGCAACGCCGTGAAATTAGACAATCACTCAAGATTGCAGAGGATGCAATTGTCTTACTGTTTCCGGCGCGCATAGAGCCTCAAAAACGGCCACTGTTCTTGGTTGAAATTATCAAAGAATTAGTGCAACGTTCTCAGCCGGTAGTCCTTGTTTCTCTAGGAACAGGGCGTTTCATGGTTGACTATCAAACCCAAATTCAGGCTCTGGGTTTAGAATCAACTTTTCACCTTTTACCACCAGCCAGCCCTGAACAAATGCAAGGATTTTACTCAGCGGCGGACATTCTGCTGCTGCCTTCTGAATATGAGGGAGTCTCCCTGTCCATCTATGAGGCCATGGCGATGTCACTACCCGTTGTTGCTTCTGATGTCGGGGGGCAGAGAGAACTGGTCATACCGGGTACTGGTTATCTAATTGCTAAAGGAGGTAGTGATGCCCAAGAGGCTCACAGCTATGTGGAGGTTTTGGTAGAGCTGATTCAGAGCCCCGAACTGCGAAAAGCTATTGGTACAGCCGCTCGCCAACGAGTTGCGCAGGCGTTTTCCCTAGAGATCATGCGAGACCGAATGGAGGCAATCTTTACTGAGGCCCTAGAGCAACGTAGAAGTCAGCCTCAGCCCGCGATTGATCCTCACTTCGCTGAAGAGATCCTGACTTTGGGGCTGGAGTATCTCAACAAGGAGCGAGAATGTTCCGAGAGTGAGCAACGACGCCAGCAGCTTGAACAAGAACTCTACCGTGAGCTCTCGGATTTGAGATGGGAAAAGAAACTGGTTGAAGACCGAAAGCTGGCTATGGAATCTTCCAAATTCTGGAAAATTCGCACGGCTTGGATCGATCTTAAGCGTAAACTAGGTCTGGCTGACGAAGACTGA
- a CDS encoding sulfotransferase translates to MPNPNNVTAPILLIGPGRSGSSWMLETLAKHPDVQCVIETSILSTLQRELYESWWVESHIIRDCNEQSQEHDRKAAAAVRAFLYELFPSDQPRWFAKAIGYLPVDFMRKVFPDARYIHLIRSPLTALPSIVEYLGTVPMFSTIESSERHYIDAHRDALAMRDTGAPYLAIHQEEIQNNPVEVWQRFIEFTGLREIPLSVDELNREYNASRSMRGKAKSGRPPMFWSELSEETFELCRELGYQPPDDAPARATPSQLTYSMDEYAQQCDRLRVQMKRLEESLSTTKSRLEAMESSKFWKLRAAWFKLRHAVGIQGD, encoded by the coding sequence ATGCCTAATCCCAACAATGTAACAGCGCCTATTCTCTTGATTGGACCTGGGCGTTCAGGTTCTTCCTGGATGCTCGAAACCCTGGCCAAGCATCCTGATGTTCAGTGTGTCATTGAAACCAGTATCCTATCGACCCTACAACGGGAACTGTACGAGAGTTGGTGGGTTGAAAGCCATATCATCAGAGATTGTAACGAGCAGAGCCAGGAGCATGATCGTAAAGCTGCTGCTGCTGTCAGAGCATTTCTCTATGAACTTTTTCCATCTGACCAACCCCGCTGGTTTGCGAAAGCCATTGGTTATTTGCCAGTGGATTTTATGCGCAAAGTTTTTCCAGATGCCCGCTATATTCATTTAATTAGAAGCCCGCTCACGGCACTGCCATCAATTGTGGAGTACCTGGGTACTGTACCAATGTTTAGCACCATAGAATCGTCGGAGCGTCACTATATTGATGCACATCGCGATGCCTTAGCTATGCGGGATACTGGCGCGCCTTACCTTGCGATTCATCAAGAAGAAATTCAGAATAATCCGGTTGAAGTTTGGCAGAGATTTATAGAGTTCACAGGGCTAAGAGAGATTCCTCTATCTGTAGACGAGCTGAATCGGGAGTATAACGCTTCACGGTCAATGCGCGGTAAAGCTAAGAGTGGGCGACCACCGATGTTTTGGTCAGAGCTGTCGGAAGAGACCTTTGAACTCTGTCGAGAACTGGGTTATCAACCTCCTGATGATGCCCCAGCTAGAGCAACCCCGTCTCAGCTGACTTACAGCATGGATGAGTATGCGCAGCAGTGTGACCGCTTGCGGGTGCAGATGAAGCGATTAGAAGAGTCTTTGTCAACCACCAAGTCCAGGCTTGAGGCGATGGAGAGCAGCAAGTTTTGGAAGCTGAGAGCGGCCTGGTTTAAACTGAGACATGCAGTTGGCATTCAGGGAGATTGA
- a CDS encoding bifunctional 2-polyprenyl-6-hydroxyphenol methylase/3-demethylubiquinol 3-O-methyltransferase UbiG, translating into MVAELRKMLQNDGSPEVQSALKGNVAKGIQDFGGNWFQRIDYPAHNITSTSNHDWAYIDEGGLNTLGKRLTSREASILRPWPKWLYIKPTFPEVQGKSVLEIGSSNGFFSFRFAELGAKQVTGVEVLKRQHESSVWSKEVLGHQNVTFVNSDILFDLSIPKHDIVFLSEVHNHLLFPFYGLLRIISLAKEMVIFDTGVIDTASHTMNLHTGWSKEENRFIYHSFQISDGLITDFLGLIGVDSSKITRYKGISGDHILYKIDVRDLNTEGARTIYPEYLKRSLELEFSGFEQLQNQLKQTQRELDRSQAAVHQTQAEVAAMKTSKFWKLRTQWFKVKKSLGLKIDD; encoded by the coding sequence ATGGTTGCTGAGCTACGTAAGATGCTCCAGAATGATGGCTCTCCAGAGGTGCAATCAGCACTCAAGGGTAATGTAGCGAAAGGGATACAAGACTTTGGGGGCAATTGGTTTCAGCGGATTGATTATCCTGCGCACAACATCACTTCAACCTCTAATCACGATTGGGCTTATATTGATGAAGGTGGGTTAAATACTTTAGGTAAAAGGTTAACTAGCCGCGAAGCATCTATTCTTCGTCCGTGGCCTAAGTGGTTATACATTAAGCCGACTTTTCCAGAAGTGCAGGGTAAGTCGGTACTAGAGATTGGCAGTTCCAATGGTTTCTTTAGCTTTCGCTTCGCTGAATTAGGTGCAAAACAGGTGACTGGGGTAGAAGTGCTTAAACGTCAGCACGAAAGCTCAGTCTGGTCGAAAGAAGTGCTTGGCCATCAGAATGTTACTTTTGTAAATTCAGACATTCTGTTTGATCTCAGTATCCCAAAACACGACATTGTTTTCCTCTCAGAAGTTCATAACCACCTGTTGTTTCCCTTCTATGGGCTGCTTCGAATTATAAGCTTGGCCAAGGAGATGGTCATATTTGACACGGGTGTGATTGATACAGCTAGTCACACTATGAACTTGCACACAGGTTGGAGTAAAGAGGAGAATAGATTTATCTACCATAGCTTCCAGATTAGTGATGGTCTAATTACAGATTTCCTTGGCTTGATTGGCGTCGATTCCTCTAAAATCACTCGTTATAAGGGCATTAGCGGCGATCACATTCTCTATAAAATTGACGTTAGAGATTTGAATACAGAAGGAGCGAGGACTATCTATCCGGAATACCTGAAGCGCTCCCTGGAACTAGAATTCAGTGGTTTTGAACAACTGCAAAATCAGCTTAAGCAAACTCAGAGAGAACTAGACCGCTCACAGGCCGCAGTTCACCAAACCCAAGCAGAAGTGGCCGCAATGAAGACGAGCAAGTTCTGGAAGTTGCGCACCCAGTGGTTTAAAGTGAAAAAGTCTTTGGGCCTGAAAATTGATGACTAG